Proteins from a genomic interval of Synechococcus sp. A15-28:
- the hisD gene encoding histidinol dehydrogenase: MSESRSLAFPLRCVRDVQQAEAELQRLTRRTKSGQQKEVQDRVKSILTAVRERGDAALCEFTERFDGFRPDPVAVPQQQLEQAWKDLPDNLRDALELAHRRISEFHQRQRPQDIRMEGAHGEQLGRRWRPVQRAGLYVPGGRAAYPSTVLMNAVPARVAGVDQVVICSPAGADGQVNPVVLAAAYLAGVHTVMRLGGAQAIAAMAFGTESVPKVDVISGPGNIYVTLAKQAVYGQVGIDSLAGPSEVLVIADHTAKPEQVAADLLAQAEHDPLASSVLITTSHQLADVIGATISEQLETHPRRDICEASLRDWGLVVVCDDLETCAQLSDSFAPEHLELLVERPEALADRIQHAGAIFLGPWSPEAVGDYLAGPNHTLPTCAAARFSGALSVETFMRHSSMIQFNRAALEATASAVCELAESEGLHSHAESVRKRLS; encoded by the coding sequence TTGTCCGAGAGCCGATCCCTGGCCTTTCCCCTGCGCTGCGTCCGGGATGTTCAACAGGCTGAGGCTGAGTTGCAACGGTTGACCCGTCGCACCAAGAGCGGCCAACAAAAAGAGGTGCAGGACCGGGTTAAGTCCATCCTCACGGCGGTTCGTGAGCGCGGTGATGCTGCCCTGTGCGAGTTCACCGAGCGCTTCGACGGATTCCGTCCCGATCCTGTTGCGGTGCCGCAGCAGCAGCTTGAACAAGCCTGGAAGGACCTGCCGGACAACCTGCGGGACGCCCTCGAACTGGCCCATCGCCGCATCAGCGAATTTCACCAGCGCCAGCGTCCTCAGGACATCCGTATGGAAGGGGCCCACGGCGAGCAGCTGGGACGCCGCTGGCGGCCGGTGCAGCGGGCGGGGCTCTACGTGCCCGGTGGACGCGCTGCCTACCCCAGCACCGTTCTCATGAACGCGGTCCCGGCCCGTGTGGCCGGCGTTGACCAGGTTGTGATCTGCTCCCCCGCCGGTGCCGATGGTCAGGTGAATCCCGTGGTGCTGGCAGCGGCGTATCTGGCCGGCGTGCACACGGTGATGCGCCTTGGTGGCGCCCAGGCCATCGCCGCCATGGCCTTCGGCACCGAAAGCGTGCCCAAGGTGGATGTGATCAGCGGCCCCGGGAACATCTACGTCACCCTGGCCAAGCAGGCGGTCTACGGCCAGGTGGGGATCGACTCCCTGGCCGGTCCCAGCGAAGTGCTGGTGATCGCAGACCACACCGCCAAACCAGAGCAGGTGGCGGCCGATCTGCTGGCCCAGGCGGAGCACGATCCCCTCGCCTCCTCCGTGCTGATCACCACCTCGCACCAGCTTGCTGACGTGATCGGCGCCACCATCTCCGAACAGCTGGAGACGCACCCCCGTCGCGACATCTGCGAGGCATCCCTGCGGGACTGGGGACTGGTGGTGGTCTGTGACGACCTCGAGACCTGCGCCCAGCTCAGTGACAGCTTTGCCCCCGAGCACCTGGAGCTGCTGGTGGAGCGTCCGGAAGCCCTGGCCGATCGGATCCAACATGCCGGGGCCATCTTCCTGGGCCCCTGGTCACCGGAGGCGGTCGGCGACTACCTGGCTGGCCCCAACCACACATTGCCCACCTGTGCCGCAGCCCGCTTCAGCGGTGCCCTCAGCGTGGAAACGTTCATGCGCCACTCCTCGATGATCCAGTTCAACCGCGCGGCCCTAGAGGCCACGGCCTCAGCGGTGTGTGAACTGGCTGAAAGCGAAGGACTTCACAGCCATGCCGAATCCGTTCGCAAGCGGCTCAGCTGA
- a CDS encoding TatD family hydrolase — translation MSSTPTLIDSHCHIVFRNFDEDLDEVASRWREAGVKALLHACVEPSEIPAIRALADRFPEMRYSVGVHPLDTEHWRDDTVAVLRRAALEDERVVAIGELGLDLFRDKNLEEQLQVLRPQLDLAVELDLPVIIHCRDAAEPMLEELRSRVPDGRCPRGVMHCWGGTPAEMDGFLELGFYISFSGTVTFPKAVPTHDCARQVPEDRFLVETDCPFLAPVPRRGKRNEPAFVASVASRVADLRGVDLDTVATSSTANARRLFGLP, via the coding sequence GTGTCGTCCACTCCAACGTTGATTGACAGCCACTGTCACATCGTTTTTCGAAACTTCGACGAGGACCTCGACGAGGTGGCATCGCGCTGGCGCGAAGCGGGAGTCAAGGCGTTGCTGCATGCGTGCGTCGAGCCCTCTGAAATTCCGGCGATCCGGGCACTGGCTGATCGCTTCCCGGAAATGCGTTATTCCGTCGGGGTTCATCCCTTGGACACGGAACACTGGCGCGACGACACCGTTGCCGTGTTGCGACGGGCGGCCCTTGAGGATGAGCGGGTTGTTGCCATCGGCGAGCTGGGGCTCGATCTGTTCCGTGACAAGAACCTCGAGGAACAACTGCAGGTTCTCCGTCCTCAGCTGGATCTGGCGGTGGAGCTGGATCTGCCGGTGATCATCCACTGCCGCGATGCCGCTGAGCCCATGCTCGAGGAGCTGCGCTCCCGCGTTCCGGACGGCCGTTGCCCGCGAGGGGTCATGCACTGCTGGGGCGGAACCCCCGCTGAGATGGACGGCTTTCTGGAGCTGGGTTTCTACATCAGCTTCAGCGGCACGGTGACCTTCCCGAAGGCTGTTCCCACCCATGACTGTGCGCGACAGGTGCCGGAGGATCGTTTTTTGGTGGAAACCGATTGCCCGTTTCTGGCGCCTGTGCCCCGACGGGGCAAACGCAATGAACCTGCCTTTGTGGCGTCGGTGGCCAGCAGGGTCGCTGATCTCCGCGGTGTCGACCTCGACACTGTGGCCACCAGCAGCACAGCCAACGCCCGTCGATTGTTCGGGCTTCCCTAA
- the rpiA gene encoding ribose-5-phosphate isomerase RpiA yields MADLQNQMKQAVADAAVEQIKDGMVLGLGSGSTAALMIKALGAKLASGALKDIVGVTTSFQGEVLATELNIPLLSLNAVDRIDLAIDGADEVDPGFQLIKGGGACHVQEKLVAARAERFVVVVDSTKLVERLNLGFLLPVEVLPGAWRQVHQQLSALGGQAELRMAQRKAGPVVTDQGNLVLDVTMNGGISDPAALESTVNNIPGVLENGLFVDLVDEVLVGEITDGKAGVRSLEKRLS; encoded by the coding sequence ATGGCCGATCTCCAGAACCAGATGAAGCAGGCGGTGGCCGATGCCGCCGTTGAGCAGATCAAGGACGGCATGGTCCTGGGACTGGGGTCCGGATCCACGGCGGCCCTGATGATCAAGGCTCTCGGGGCGAAGCTGGCCAGTGGTGCGCTGAAAGACATCGTCGGTGTCACCACCTCCTTTCAGGGTGAGGTCCTCGCCACCGAGCTGAACATCCCTCTTCTCAGCCTCAATGCAGTGGATCGCATCGATCTGGCCATTGATGGCGCCGATGAGGTGGACCCTGGTTTTCAGCTGATCAAAGGCGGCGGCGCCTGCCACGTTCAGGAGAAGCTGGTGGCGGCACGCGCCGAGCGGTTTGTGGTGGTGGTGGATTCCACCAAATTGGTGGAGCGTCTGAACCTTGGATTTCTGCTGCCCGTGGAAGTGCTGCCCGGGGCCTGGCGTCAGGTTCACCAGCAGCTGTCTGCCCTTGGAGGCCAAGCCGAGCTGCGCATGGCGCAGCGCAAAGCCGGCCCGGTGGTCACCGATCAGGGCAACCTCGTCCTTGATGTGACGATGAACGGTGGCATCTCCGATCCCGCGGCTCTGGAATCAACGGTGAACAACATTCCCGGCGTTCTCGAGAACGGCCTGTTTGTTGATCTCGTCGATGAGGTGCTGGTTGGAGAGATCACCGATGGCAAGGCTGGCGTCCGCAGCCTCGAGAAGCGGCTCAGCTGA
- the rpoB gene encoding DNA-directed RNA polymerase subunit beta, translating to MSSSAIQVAKTATYLPDLVEVQRASFKWFLDLGLIEELESFSPITDYTGKLELHFIGSEYRLKRPRHDVEEAKRRDATFASQMYVTCRLVNKETGEIKEQEVFIGELPLMTERGTFIINGAERVIVNQIVRSPGVYFKDEMDKNGRRTYNASVIPNRGAWLKFETDKNSLLHVRVDKTRKINAHVLMRAMGLSDNDVLDKLRHPEFYKKSIDAANDEGISSEDQALLELYKKLRPGEPPSVSGGQQLLQTRFFDPKRYDLGRVGRYKINKKLRLTIPDTVRTLTHEDVLSTLDYLINLELDVGGASLDDIDHLGNRRVRSVGELLQNQVRVGLNRLERIIKERMTVGETDSLTPAQLVNPKPLVAAIKEFFGSSQLSQFMDQTNPLAELTHKRRISALGPGGLTRERAGFAVRDIHPSHYGRLCPIETPEGPNAGLINSLATHARVNEYGFIETPFWKVENGVVLKEGDPIYLSADREDEVRVAPGDVATDSDGRITADLIPVRYRQDFEKVPPEQVDYVALSPVQVISVAASLIPFLEHDDANRALMGSNMQRQAVPLLRPERALVGTGLETQVARDSGMVPISRVNGTVIFVDATAIVVQDDEGQEHTHYLQKYQRSNQDTCLNHRPIVRCGDQVIVGQVMADGSACEGGEIALGQNVLIAYMPWEGYNFEDALLVSERLVTDDLYTSVHIEKYEIEARQTKLGPEEITREIPNVAEESLGNLDEMGIIRVGAFVESGDILVGKVTPKGESDQPPEEKLLRAIFGEKARDVRDNSLRVPGTERGRVVDVRIYTREQGDELPPGANMVVRVYVAQRRKIQVGDKMAGRHGNKGIISRILPREDMPYLPDGTPVDICLNPLGVPSRMNVGQVFELLMGWAASNLDSRVRIVPFDEMHGAEMSQETCEAFLKEAAKQPGKAWVYNPDDPGKLVLRDGRTGQPFDQPVAVGYSHFLKLVHLVDDKIHARSTGPYSLVTQQPLGGKAQQGGQRLGEMEVWALEAYGAAYTLQELLTVKSDDMQGRNEALNAIVKGKPIPRPGTPESFKVLMRELQSLGLDIAVYTDEGKEVDLMQDVNPRRSTPSRPTYESLGVADYDED from the coding sequence ATGAGCAGCAGCGCGATTCAGGTCGCCAAGACCGCCACCTATCTCCCCGATTTGGTGGAGGTGCAGCGGGCCAGCTTCAAGTGGTTTCTGGATCTGGGCCTGATCGAGGAGCTTGAGAGCTTCTCCCCCATCACCGACTACACCGGCAAGCTTGAGCTGCATTTCATCGGTAGCGAGTACCGACTGAAGCGTCCCCGCCACGATGTGGAAGAGGCAAAACGTCGTGATGCGACCTTTGCCTCGCAGATGTATGTGACCTGTCGCCTGGTCAACAAAGAGACCGGTGAAATCAAGGAGCAGGAGGTCTTCATCGGCGAACTGCCGCTGATGACCGAGCGAGGCACCTTCATCATCAACGGTGCCGAACGCGTGATCGTGAATCAGATCGTGCGTAGTCCCGGTGTCTATTTCAAAGATGAAATGGACAAGAACGGACGCCGTACCTACAACGCCAGCGTCATCCCCAACCGCGGCGCCTGGCTCAAGTTCGAAACCGACAAGAACAGCCTCCTCCACGTCCGCGTCGACAAGACCCGCAAGATCAATGCCCACGTGCTGATGCGCGCCATGGGGCTGTCGGACAACGATGTGCTCGACAAGCTGCGGCACCCGGAGTTCTACAAGAAGTCGATTGATGCCGCCAACGATGAGGGCATCAGCTCGGAAGACCAGGCCCTGCTGGAGCTCTACAAGAAGCTTCGTCCTGGTGAACCGCCCTCGGTGAGTGGTGGTCAGCAGCTGTTGCAGACCCGTTTCTTTGATCCCAAGCGCTACGACCTCGGTCGGGTCGGCCGCTACAAGATCAACAAGAAGCTGCGCCTCACCATCCCCGACACGGTGCGCACCCTCACCCATGAGGACGTGCTGTCCACGCTCGATTACCTGATCAACCTCGAGCTGGATGTCGGCGGCGCCAGCCTCGATGACATCGATCACCTGGGGAACCGTCGCGTTCGTTCTGTGGGTGAACTCCTTCAGAACCAGGTGCGCGTGGGCCTGAACCGCCTGGAGCGGATCATCAAGGAGCGGATGACGGTTGGCGAAACCGATTCGCTGACCCCAGCCCAGTTGGTGAACCCCAAGCCCCTGGTGGCGGCGATCAAGGAGTTCTTCGGCTCCAGCCAGCTGAGCCAGTTCATGGACCAGACGAACCCTCTGGCTGAGCTGACCCACAAACGACGGATCTCCGCCCTTGGACCCGGCGGTCTCACCCGTGAGCGTGCCGGCTTCGCCGTCCGCGACATTCACCCGTCGCACTACGGCCGTCTCTGTCCGATCGAGACGCCGGAAGGTCCCAACGCCGGCCTGATCAACTCCCTGGCCACCCATGCCCGGGTGAATGAGTACGGCTTCATCGAAACTCCGTTCTGGAAGGTGGAGAACGGGGTGGTCCTCAAGGAAGGTGACCCCATCTACCTGTCCGCCGACCGCGAGGATGAAGTGCGCGTGGCCCCGGGCGATGTCGCCACCGATTCCGATGGACGGATCACGGCCGATCTGATTCCTGTCCGCTATCGCCAGGACTTCGAGAAGGTGCCGCCCGAGCAGGTGGACTACGTCGCCCTGTCGCCGGTTCAGGTGATCTCGGTCGCTGCATCTCTGATTCCCTTCCTGGAGCACGACGACGCCAACCGTGCCCTGATGGGGTCCAACATGCAGCGTCAGGCTGTGCCGCTGCTGCGTCCTGAGCGTGCCCTGGTGGGCACGGGCCTGGAAACCCAGGTGGCCCGCGACTCCGGCATGGTGCCGATTTCACGGGTCAATGGCACCGTGATTTTCGTGGATGCCACCGCCATCGTCGTCCAGGACGACGAGGGGCAGGAGCACACCCACTACCTGCAGAAATATCAGCGTTCCAACCAGGACACCTGCCTCAACCACCGTCCGATCGTCCGCTGCGGCGATCAGGTGATCGTTGGTCAGGTGATGGCGGATGGCTCCGCCTGCGAGGGCGGTGAAATCGCTCTGGGTCAGAACGTTCTGATCGCCTACATGCCCTGGGAGGGATACAACTTCGAGGACGCCTTGCTGGTGAGCGAGCGTCTGGTGACCGACGACCTCTACACCTCGGTGCACATCGAGAAATACGAGATCGAGGCGCGCCAGACCAAGCTCGGACCCGAGGAGATCACGCGCGAGATTCCCAATGTCGCCGAGGAAAGCCTGGGCAACCTCGACGAGATGGGCATCATTCGCGTCGGTGCCTTCGTGGAAAGCGGCGACATCCTGGTGGGCAAGGTCACGCCGAAGGGCGAGTCGGACCAGCCGCCGGAAGAGAAGCTGCTGCGGGCGATTTTCGGTGAGAAGGCCCGCGACGTTCGTGACAACTCCCTGCGGGTGCCCGGCACCGAGCGTGGACGCGTGGTCGACGTGCGGATCTACACCCGTGAACAGGGTGATGAACTGCCCCCTGGCGCCAACATGGTGGTTCGGGTCTATGTGGCCCAGCGCCGCAAGATTCAGGTGGGCGACAAGATGGCCGGCCGCCACGGCAACAAGGGCATCATCAGCCGCATCCTTCCGCGGGAGGACATGCCTTACCTGCCGGATGGCACCCCGGTGGACATCTGCCTCAACCCCCTGGGTGTGCCGAGTCGGATGAACGTCGGCCAGGTGTTCGAGCTGCTGATGGGCTGGGCTGCTTCAAACCTCGATTCCCGCGTGCGGATCGTGCCTTTCGATGAGATGCACGGTGCCGAGATGTCCCAGGAAACCTGCGAAGCGTTCCTCAAGGAAGCCGCCAAGCAACCCGGCAAGGCCTGGGTCTACAACCCCGACGACCCTGGAAAGCTGGTGCTGCGGGATGGCCGCACCGGTCAACCCTTTGATCAGCCTGTGGCCGTGGGCTATTCCCACTTCCTCAAGCTGGTGCACCTGGTGGATGACAAGATCCACGCCCGCTCCACCGGTCCCTACTCCCTGGTCACCCAGCAGCCCCTGGGTGGTAAGGCGCAGCAAGGTGGTCAGCGTCTGGGTGAGATGGAGGTGTGGGCTCTTGAGGCCTATGGCGCCGCCTACACCCTGCAGGAACTGCTCACGGTCAAGTCCGACGACATGCAGGGCCGCAACGAGGCGCTCAACGCCATCGTCAAGGGCAAACCGATCCCCCGCCCCGGCACGCCGGAATCCTTCAAGGTGCTGATGCGCGAACTCCAGTCCCTCGGACTCGACATCGCTGTGTACACCGATGAAGGCAAGGAAGTGGATCTGATGCAGGACGTGAACCCCCGCCGCAGCACTCCAAGCCGTCCCACCTACGAATCCCTCGGCGTCGCGGATTACGACGAGGACTGA
- the rpoC1 gene encoding DNA-directed RNA polymerase subunit gamma: MTNSNLRTENHFDYVKITLASPERVMEWGQRTLPNGQVVGEVTKPETINYRTLKPEMDGLFCEKIFGPSKDWECHCGKYKRVRHRGIVCERCGVEVTESRVRRHRMGFIKLAAPVSHVWYLKGIPSYVAILLDMPLRDVEQIVYFNCYVVLDPGDHKELKYKQLLTEDEWLEIEDEIYAEESEIENEPVVGIGAEALKQLLEDLNLEEVAEQLREEINGSKGQKRAKLIKRLRVIDNFVATSARPEWMVLDVIPVIPPDLRPMVQLDGGRFATSDLNDLYRRVINRNNRLARLQEILAPEIIVRNEKRMLQEAVDALIDNGRRGRTVVGANNRPLKSLSDIIEGKQGRFRQNLLGKRVDYSGRSVIVVGPKLKMHQCGLPKEMAIELFQPFVIHRLIRQNIVNNIKAAKKLIQRADDEVMQVLQEVIDGHPIMLNRAPTLHRLGIQAFEPKLVDGRAIQLHPLVCPAFNADFDGDQMAVHVPLAIEAQTEARMLMLASNNILSPATGEPIVTPSQDMVLGSYYLTALQPGAEQPDFGDRSRTYSSLEDVIHAFEDTRIGLHDWVWVRFSGEVEDNDELDKPIKSETLSDGTRIEQWTYRRDRFDEDGALISRYILTTTGRVVMNHTIIGAVAAA; encoded by the coding sequence ATGACCAACAGCAACCTCCGCACCGAGAACCACTTCGACTACGTCAAGATCACCCTCGCCTCACCGGAACGGGTGATGGAGTGGGGCCAACGCACCCTGCCCAACGGTCAGGTGGTTGGTGAGGTCACCAAACCGGAGACCATCAACTACCGCACCCTGAAGCCCGAAATGGACGGGCTGTTCTGCGAAAAGATCTTCGGTCCCTCCAAGGACTGGGAATGCCACTGCGGCAAATACAAGCGTGTTCGTCACCGCGGCATCGTCTGTGAACGCTGTGGTGTGGAGGTCACCGAAAGCCGGGTGCGCCGTCACCGGATGGGTTTCATCAAGCTGGCGGCTCCGGTGTCCCACGTCTGGTATCTGAAAGGCATTCCCAGCTATGTGGCCATCCTTCTGGACATGCCTCTGCGGGATGTCGAGCAGATCGTTTACTTCAACTGCTATGTGGTGCTGGATCCCGGTGACCACAAGGAGCTGAAGTACAAGCAGCTGCTCACCGAGGACGAATGGCTGGAGATCGAGGACGAGATCTACGCCGAGGAATCCGAGATCGAGAATGAGCCCGTGGTGGGCATCGGTGCTGAGGCGCTGAAGCAACTTCTCGAAGACCTCAACCTCGAGGAAGTGGCTGAGCAGCTGCGCGAGGAGATCAACGGCAGCAAGGGCCAGAAGCGGGCCAAGTTGATCAAGCGTCTCCGGGTGATCGACAACTTCGTGGCCACCAGCGCCCGTCCGGAGTGGATGGTGCTGGATGTGATTCCGGTGATTCCTCCCGATCTGCGCCCCATGGTGCAGCTCGACGGCGGTCGTTTCGCCACCAGTGATCTCAACGATCTCTACCGGCGGGTGATCAACCGCAACAACCGCCTGGCACGTCTGCAGGAAATCCTCGCCCCGGAAATCATCGTCCGTAACGAGAAGCGGATGCTGCAGGAGGCCGTCGACGCCCTGATCGACAACGGTCGCCGCGGCCGCACCGTGGTGGGTGCCAACAACCGCCCGCTCAAGTCACTGAGCGACATCATCGAGGGCAAGCAGGGTCGTTTCCGTCAGAACCTTCTCGGTAAGCGGGTCGACTACTCCGGTCGTTCCGTGATCGTGGTCGGCCCCAAGCTGAAAATGCACCAGTGCGGTCTGCCCAAGGAGATGGCGATCGAGCTGTTCCAGCCGTTCGTGATCCATCGTCTGATCCGCCAGAACATCGTCAACAACATCAAGGCGGCCAAGAAGCTGATTCAGCGCGCCGATGATGAGGTGATGCAGGTGCTGCAGGAGGTGATCGACGGTCACCCGATCATGTTGAACCGGGCCCCGACCCTGCACCGTCTCGGCATCCAGGCCTTCGAACCGAAGCTTGTGGATGGTCGCGCCATCCAGCTCCACCCGCTGGTCTGCCCCGCCTTCAACGCCGACTTCGACGGTGACCAGATGGCCGTTCACGTGCCCCTGGCGATCGAAGCGCAGACCGAGGCCCGCATGCTCATGCTGGCCAGCAACAACATCCTGTCGCCGGCCACCGGTGAGCCGATCGTGACCCCGTCTCAGGACATGGTGCTCGGCTCCTATTACCTGACGGCTCTGCAGCCTGGGGCTGAGCAGCCTGATTTCGGAGATCGCAGTCGCACCTACTCCAGCCTTGAGGATGTGATCCATGCCTTCGAGGACACCCGCATTGGTCTGCACGACTGGGTGTGGGTGCGCTTCAGCGGCGAGGTCGAAGACAACGATGAACTCGACAAACCCATCAAGAGCGAAACCCTCAGCGATGGGACCCGCATCGAGCAGTGGACCTACCGCCGTGATCGTTTCGATGAAGACGGTGCCCTGATCAGCCGTTACATCCTCACCACGACGGGCCGGGTGGTGATGAACCACACGATCATCGGCGCGGTGGCCGCCGCCTGA
- the rpsT gene encoding 30S ribosomal protein S20, with product MANNSAAKKRIEIAERNRLRNRTYKSALRTLMKRCFVACADYSKNPGDEAKASVSASMNAAFSKIDKAVKVGVLHRNNGAHQKSRLSATVRKVLEPSS from the coding sequence GTGGCCAATAACTCAGCAGCTAAAAAGCGGATCGAGATCGCAGAGCGCAACCGCCTGCGGAACCGCACCTACAAATCCGCCCTGCGCACCCTGATGAAGCGCTGCTTTGTCGCCTGCGCGGACTACTCCAAAAACCCCGGAGACGAAGCCAAAGCCTCTGTTTCCGCGTCGATGAACGCTGCTTTCAGCAAGATCGATAAAGCGGTGAAGGTGGGTGTGCTGCACCGCAACAACGGAGCCCATCAGAAATCCCGTCTCAGCGCCACGGTCCGCAAGGTTCTCGAACCCTCCAGCTGA
- a CDS encoding trypsin-like peptidase domain-containing protein: MLKRMAQALSSVLVLLIGLQPAAALEHSFVADAVGKVAPAVVRIDTERTVERQPFDPTLIDPLLRDLLGDPPVGQERERGQGSGVVIDPEGLVLTNAHVVDRVETVSVTLADGDQLDGRVVGTDPVTDLALVRLDANALPPQAPLGDSEAMQVGDWAIALGTPYGLERTVTLGIVSSLHRNINSLGFSDKRLDLIQTDAAINPGNSGGPLVNGDGEVIGINTLVRSGPGAGLGFAIPINLARRVADQLLQDGEVVHPYIGLQLVGLTARIAREHNRDPNALVQLPERNGALVQSVLPDGPSDKAGLRRGDLVIAVDERPVEDPQALLEVVDAALVGTPLPLKLLRNGREISLSVKPAPLPGLA, translated from the coding sequence ATGTTGAAACGAATGGCACAGGCTCTCAGCAGCGTTCTGGTGCTGTTGATCGGGCTGCAACCGGCAGCGGCGTTGGAGCACAGCTTTGTGGCGGATGCCGTTGGCAAGGTTGCCCCGGCGGTCGTGCGGATCGATACCGAGCGCACGGTGGAGCGCCAGCCGTTTGATCCAACCCTGATCGACCCGTTGCTGCGCGATCTGCTCGGCGATCCGCCGGTCGGCCAGGAACGGGAGCGAGGCCAGGGGTCTGGCGTGGTGATCGATCCCGAAGGCCTGGTGCTGACCAATGCCCATGTGGTGGATCGGGTGGAAACCGTGAGCGTCACGCTGGCGGATGGTGACCAGCTGGATGGGCGGGTTGTTGGCACGGATCCCGTCACCGATCTCGCCCTGGTTCGCCTCGATGCCAATGCCCTGCCACCGCAGGCTCCCCTCGGTGATTCCGAGGCGATGCAGGTGGGCGACTGGGCCATCGCCCTCGGGACTCCCTACGGCCTGGAACGAACGGTGACGCTTGGCATCGTCAGCAGCCTGCACCGCAATATCAACAGCCTTGGCTTCTCCGACAAACGGCTGGATCTGATCCAGACCGACGCCGCCATCAATCCCGGCAATTCCGGAGGCCCTCTGGTGAATGGCGACGGCGAGGTGATCGGCATCAACACCCTGGTGCGGTCTGGACCCGGCGCCGGTCTCGGCTTTGCGATCCCGATCAACCTGGCCCGGAGGGTCGCGGATCAGCTGCTTCAGGACGGTGAAGTGGTGCACCCCTACATCGGACTGCAGCTGGTGGGGTTGACCGCTCGCATCGCCCGTGAGCACAACCGCGATCCCAATGCCCTGGTGCAACTTCCCGAGCGCAATGGCGCCCTGGTGCAGAGCGTTCTGCCGGACGGACCCTCCGACAAGGCGGGCCTGCGTCGTGGTGACCTGGTGATCGCCGTGGATGAGCGCCCCGTTGAGGACCCCCAGGCCTTGCTGGAGGTGGTCGATGCGGCCCTGGTTGGGACTCCTCTCCCCCTGAAGCTGCTGCGCAACGGCCGCGAGATCAGCCTCTCGGTGAAGCCGGCCCCCTTACCGGGTCTGGCCTGA